A single region of the Ornithorhynchus anatinus isolate Pmale09 chromosome 6, mOrnAna1.pri.v4, whole genome shotgun sequence genome encodes:
- the FRMPD3 gene encoding FERM and PDZ domain-containing protein 3 isoform X2, with protein sequence MWPAAVRPSATGGPSEDKLLPGDQIVAINEEDVSEAPRERFIELVRNAPEYIVLTVLQTHQSPKSAFISAAKKAKLRSNPVKVRFSEQVTVGRTDPDMLKKESLLLIPNVLKVFLENGQIKSFTFDSRTTVKDVMVTLQDRLSLRHIEHFALVLEYSGPEESQKFLLLQDKQPLAHVVQRTHYQGMRCLFRVSFFPKDPVELLRRDPAAFEYLYIQSRNDVIRERFGTDPKPETLLGLSALHIYITVSATRPSQKVSLKNVEKEWGLEPFLPPSLLQSIKEKRLRKSLSQQLQAHQAQAPSCGGHKASATQAKLQYLRTLNEVPTFAGVLFNTVGLDEKQPATTLLVGPRHGISHVIDLKTNLTTVLSEFSKVSKIQLFRENQGVARVETSILDAKPLVLLMEWPEATNFACLIAGYCRLLLDSKKMIFSKPTSQPPVPPVPPVIKADYLHGALRPPSGGPGGQKESGHVGGGGSSPRKPSPQAPSPANSELVSFCYLHMREQRKERESRTDVNENLIFFEGTRPRTKSDPTPKSSGRGCDRATSGPDPDGPGWEPWASRARAHTLDSHLCPEALHLYCESCKAEIKSRLVSRRGQGGGRGGPSRDNTVDLTSLPPPGSEEEDEDEGGEEEEEEDESTALLPALAAPPPGFRDNSSDEDDPKRRAAQGREPGRRLRDEIPVTLIDSVQTRTVRDHARELDDALVSTLQALEALAASEDCPHPPPQQTAGLIVLAAITPESSLDSGHETNSSELTDVSEMMSAMKQHQNAAYFLAQHINKEGLLARRDLPFRIQSCAAQTLLASPYPLGHQDPSPALKPALPKESPSPAGHRRHEEQQRREQRYALALQRVLSPGPHPPQEGKGPGHPMSALGPERGSGPQEVKLSPKRVLSPTGPAVPPAGTQHFAHSRGLPSPGLAMASAPRDERRLGSGGPPKTVQVKGSLGPVDPSENFPQPPQQPPRQPPQQSPRRPPQQSPRRPPQQSPRQPPPQPPPQPPRQPPAQPPRQPPPQPPQQSQQHRAPEASPSPKAPLGLRTDGAVHLSPGEDGPASLLCPPQSGGRVLVGKGTGGEGEGRAGVGSPRPAPQKPGTPATEPGAVGEEPRASCRRVSTMPGRMAPEKAPDGPRPDPGPDPGPDPARPKGPRAPFRLRSLFSATFPARLRRETDERQAQLRKVKQYELEFLEELLKPRGLEEQAASHLLRPAGPGRCTCQLRCSPVQQVPGVSREQRRSCDCKRLCRGGRPPQPPPQPPPQPPQPGPPEGRAGQPARARSLGRPGERDRPGRQDRRARSSSPEPRSPESCLATCAPRGECVAAPHYRKLLRRCSLSEPDQGDRASLTSDVYQQPLPPEDEDGAVPGPKPPRASPLPDEAGGEPGPGQPPDEAREGDRCCSIRACFSSRKGDGTDDPDAVAGDGKDEPAFALPAQVPPAGPRGDRAGPGASRTLQPLAAATCRSPEPGRTQEIDLRTATLESSLAKIGALRGRAYALPDGFRAAQLDTGELLTVLRQCVAGPGPPRDRAPHRGSQLAACKQDLALKFKEFRAACRRVAAVDKSPTRMLAAITGSFQVLSGLVETFVRLVHAVRSEAQRQALLAKVEEVARNYTSLLRAAEDSTIRTLGQQRLAAAGPAPPGHPPPSLPPTTMGSLTHSLKTLINK encoded by the exons ATGTGGCCAGCTGCCGTCCGACCTTCTGCGACAG GAGGCCCCTCTGAAGACAAGCTCCTGCCTGGGGACCAGATTGTTGCCATCAACGAGGAGGACGTGAGCGAAGCACCAAGGGAGAGGTTCATCGAGCTGGTCAG GAACGCTCCGGAATACATTGTCCTCACTGTCCTGCAAACCCACCAG TCACCCAAATCTGCCTTCATCAGCGCTGCCAAGAAGGCCAAGCTGAGGTCCAATCCCGTCAAAGTCCGGTTTTCCGAGCAGGTCACCGTGGGCCGGACAGACCCA GACATGCTGAAGAAGGAGTCTCTCCTCCTCATTCCCAACGTCCTCAAGGTTTTCCTGGAGAATGGACAGATCAAGTCCTTCACGTTTGACAGCCGAACCACGGTCAAG GACGTGATGGTGACTCTGCAGGACCGCCTCTCCCTGAGGCACATTGAGCACTTTGCCCTGGTGCTGGAGTACTCCGGCCCAGAGGAGAGCCAAAAGTTCCTGCTACTCCAGGACAagcagcccctggcccac GTGGTGCAGCGGACCCACTACCAGGGCATGAGATGCCTGTTCCGGGTGAGCTTCTTCCCCAAGGACCCCGTGGAGCTGCTGCGCCGGGACCCTGCTGCCTTCGAGTACCTCTACATCCAG agcCGGAACGACGTGATCCGAGAACGTTTTGGGACAGACCCCAAGCCGGAAACGCTGCTGGGCCTCTCCGCCCTCCACATCTACATCACCGTCTCAGCTACCAGGCCCAGCCAGAAGGTCTCTCTCAAGAACGTAGA GAAGGAGTGGGGTCTGgagcccttcctgcctccctccctcctgcagagcatcaaagagaaacggctccggaaatccctctctcagcaACTGCAGGCacaccaggcccaggctcccaGCTGCGGGGGCCACAAG GCCTCAGCCACCCAGGCGAAGCTCCAATACCTGAGGACTCTGAACGAAGTCCCCACCTTTGCTGGAGTTCTGTTCAACACTGTGGGGCTG gatgagaagcagccgGCCACCACGCTGCTGGTGGGGCCCCGACATGGCATCAGCCACGTCATTGACCTGAAGACCAACCTGACCACGGTGCTGTCCGAGTTCAGCAAGGTCAGCAAGATCCAGTTGTTTCGGGAGAACCAGGGTGTGGCCCGTGTGGAGACTAGCATCCTGGATGCCAAG cctctggTGTTGCTGATGGAGTGGCCAGAAGCCACCAACTTCGCCTGCCTGATCGCCGGATACTGTCGTCTCCTGCTGGACTCCAAGAAGATGATCTTCTCCAAGCCCACCAGTCAGCCCCCCGTGCCCCCGGTGCCCCCAGTGATCAAGGCAG ATTACCTGCACGGGGCCCTCCGCCCCCCatctgggggtcctggggggcagaaggagagcGGGCACGTGGGCGGCGGGGGCTCCAGCCCCAGGAAGCCGAGCCCCCAGGCCCCTTCACCGGCCAACTCTGAGCTGGTCAGTTTCTGCTACCTCCACATgcgggagcagaggaaggagagggagagccggACGGATGTCAACGAGAACCTGATCTTCTTTGAGGGGACGAGACCCCGTACCAAGTCGGACCCGACCCCCAAAAGCTCCGGGAGGGGCTGTGACAGGGCGAcctccggccccgaccccgacggGCCGGGCTGGGAGCCGTGGgccagccgggcccgggcccacaCCCTGGACAGCCACCTGTGCCCAGAGGCCCTGCACTTGTACTGCGAGTCCTGCAAGGCCGAGATCAAGAGCCGCCTGGTCTCCCGCCGGGGTCAGGGCGGCGGACGCGGGGGGCCCTCCCGCGACAACACGGTGgatctgacctccctccctcccccgggcagtgaggaggaggatgaggatgagggcggcgaggaggaggaggaggaggacgagagcaCGGCGCTGCTTCCCGCCCTGGCCGCCCCACCCCCGGGCTTCCGTGACAACAGCTCGGACGAGGACGACCCCAAGCGCCGGGCGGCCCagggccgggagccgggccggCGCCTGCGGGATGAGATCCCGGTCACTCTGATCGACAGCGTGCAGACCCGGACGGTCCGGGATCACGCCCGGGAGCTGGACGACGCCCTGGTGTCAACCCTGCAGGCCCTGGAAGCCCTGGCAGCTTCGGAGGACTGCCCGCACCCTCCACCCCAGCAGACAGCAG GTCTGATCGTTCTGGCCGCCATCACCCCCGAGTCATCGCTGGACTCTGGCCACGAAACCAACTCCTCGGAGCTGACGGATGTGTCGGAGATGATGTCGGCCATGAAACAGCACCAGAACGCGGCCTACTTCCTGGCCCAGCACATCAACAAGGAGGGTCTTCTGGCCCGGCGGGACCTACCCTTCCGCATCCAGAGCTGCGCGGCCCAGACCCTGCTCGCCTCCCCCTACCCGCTCGGCCACCAGGACCCCAGCCCGGCCCTCAAACCGGCCTTGCCCAAGGAGAGCCCCAGCCCGGCGGGCCACCGGAGACACGAGGAGCAGCAGCGGCGGGAGCAGCGTTACGCGCTGGCTTTGCAGCGCGTCCTCTCCCCGGGGCCACACCCTCCGCAAGAGGGGAAAGGTCCGGGTCACCCCATGTCTGCCCTGGGTCCGGAGCGGGGCTCGGGACCCCAGGAAGTGAAGCTGAGCCCCAAGCGGGTGCTGAGCCCCACGGGTCCGGCCGTCCCCCCGGCAGGCACGCAGCACTTTGCCCACAGCAGGGGCCTGCCATCCCCGGGGCTGGCCATGGCTAGCGCACCCAGGGACGAGAGAAGGCTGGGTTCTGGCGGCCCCCCCAAGACCGTCCAGGTGAAGGGGAGTCTGGGCCCGGTCGACCCCTCTGAGAactttccccagccccctcagCAGCCTCCGCGACAGCCTCCGCAACAGTCTCCGCGGCGGCCTCCGCAACAGTCTCCGCGGCGGCCTCCGCAACAGTCTCCCCGGCAGCCTCCCCCGCAGCCTCCGCCGCAACCTCCACGGCAGCCTCCGGCCCAGCCTCCACGGCAGCCGCCGCCACAGCCTCCGCAACAGTCGCAGCAGCATCGTGCTCCCGAGGCTTCTCCAAGCCCCAAAGCCCCACTGGGCCTCCGGACGGATGGCGCTGTCCACCTCTCCCCGGGGGAGGATGGGCCggcctcccttctctgtccaccGCAGTCTGGGGGCCGGGTCCTGGTCGGGAAGGGGAcgggcggggagggcgaggggagggcgggggtcggcagcccccgccccgccccgcagaAGCCCGGGACCCCGGCGACCGAGCCGGGGGCCGTCGGGGAGGAGCCCCGGGCCTCCTGCCGGAGGGTGAGCACGATGCCCGGCCGGATGGCGCCGGAGAAGGCGCCCGACGGCCCCCGGCCAGACCCGGGGCCGGACCCGGGACCGGACCCGGCCAGGCCCAAGGGCCCCCGGGCGCCGTTCCGGCTGCGGAGCCTGTTCTCGGCCACGTTCCCGGCCCGACTGCGGAGAGAGACGGACGAGCGGCAGGCGCAGCTGCGGAAGGTGAAGCAGTATGAGCTGGAGTTCCTGGAGGAGCTGCTCAAGCCTCGAGGCCTGGAGGAACAGGCGGCCTCCCACCTCCTGcgccccgccggcccgggccgcTGCACCTGCCAGCTGCGCTGCAGCCCGGTGCAGCAGGTGCCCGGCGTGTCCCGGGAGCAGCGGCGCAGCTGCGACTGCAAGAGGCTCTGCCGAGGGGGCAGGCCGCCGCAGCCTCCGCCGCAGCCTCcgccgcagcccccgcagcccggTCCGCCAGAGGGGCGTGCGGGGCAgcccgcccgggcccggagcCTCGGCCGGCCCGGGGAGCGGGACCGGCCCGGGCGACAGGACCGGCGTGCCCGCTCCAGCAGCCCGGAGCCTCGGAGCCCGGAGTCCTGCCTGGCCACGTGCGCCCCACGCGGCGAGTGCGTGGCCGCCCCGCACTACCGGAAGCTGCTGCGCCGCTGCAGCCTCAGCGAGCCGGACCAGGGCGACCGGGCCTCCCTGACCTCCGACGTGTACCAGCAACCGCTGCCCCCCGAGGACGAGGACGGGGCCGTCCCGGGGCCCAAACCGCCCAGGGCCTCCCCGCTGCCGGACGAGGCCGGCGGCGAGCCGGGCCCCGGACAGCCGCCGGACGAGGCCCGGGAGGGCGATCGCTGCTGCTCCATCCGCGCCTGCTTCTCCTCCCGTAAGGGCGACGGGACCGACGACCCCGACGCCGTGGCCGGCGACGGGAAGGACGAGCCGGCCTTCGCCCTCCCCGCGCAGGTCCCGCCCGCCGGGCCGAGGGGCgaccgggcggggcccggggccagccGGACCCTGCAGCCGTTGGCCGCCGCCACCTGCCGCAGCCCCGAGCCCGGACGCACGCAGGAGATCGACCTGAGGACGGCGACCCTGGAGAGCAGCCTGGCCAAGATCGGCGCCCTGCGGGGTCGCGCCTACGCCCTGCCCGACGGCTTCCGGGCCGCACAGCTGGACACCGGCGAGCTGCTGACCGTGCTGCGCCAGTGcgtggccgggcccgggcccccgaggGACCGGGCGCCGCACCGGGGCTCGCAGCTGGCCGCCTGCAAGCAGGACCTGGCCCTCAAGTTCAAGGAGTTCCGGGCCGCCTGCCGCCGGGTGGCCGCGGTGGACAAGAGCCCCACGCGGATGCTGGCGGCCATCACGGGCAGCTTCCAGGTGCTCAGCGGCCTGGTGGAGACCTTCGTCCGGCTGGTGCACGCCGTGCGGTCCGAGGCCCAACGCCAGGCCCTGCTGGccaaggtggaggaggtggccagGAACTACACTTCCCTGCTGCGGGCGGCCGAGGACTCCACCATCCGGACCCTGGGTCAGCAGCGCTTGGccgccgcgggccccgccccgcccggccaccCGCCACCCAGCCTCCCGCCTACTACGATGGGCTCGCTCACCCACTCCCTCAAGACCCTCATCAACAAGTAA
- the FRMPD3 gene encoding FERM and PDZ domain-containing protein 3 isoform X1: MQEERGDDMECGQLPSDLLRQVTIERDPFHGFGFVAGSERPVVVRSVTPGGPSEDKLLPGDQIVAINEEDVSEAPRERFIELVRNAPEYIVLTVLQTHQSPKSAFISAAKKAKLRSNPVKVRFSEQVTVGRTDPDMLKKESLLLIPNVLKVFLENGQIKSFTFDSRTTVKDVMVTLQDRLSLRHIEHFALVLEYSGPEESQKFLLLQDKQPLAHVVQRTHYQGMRCLFRVSFFPKDPVELLRRDPAAFEYLYIQSRNDVIRERFGTDPKPETLLGLSALHIYITVSATRPSQKVSLKNVEKEWGLEPFLPPSLLQSIKEKRLRKSLSQQLQAHQAQAPSCGGHKASATQAKLQYLRTLNEVPTFAGVLFNTVGLDEKQPATTLLVGPRHGISHVIDLKTNLTTVLSEFSKVSKIQLFRENQGVARVETSILDAKPLVLLMEWPEATNFACLIAGYCRLLLDSKKMIFSKPTSQPPVPPVPPVIKADYLHGALRPPSGGPGGQKESGHVGGGGSSPRKPSPQAPSPANSELVSFCYLHMREQRKERESRTDVNENLIFFEGTRPRTKSDPTPKSSGRGCDRATSGPDPDGPGWEPWASRARAHTLDSHLCPEALHLYCESCKAEIKSRLVSRRGQGGGRGGPSRDNTVDLTSLPPPGSEEEDEDEGGEEEEEEDESTALLPALAAPPPGFRDNSSDEDDPKRRAAQGREPGRRLRDEIPVTLIDSVQTRTVRDHARELDDALVSTLQALEALAASEDCPHPPPQQTAGLIVLAAITPESSLDSGHETNSSELTDVSEMMSAMKQHQNAAYFLAQHINKEGLLARRDLPFRIQSCAAQTLLASPYPLGHQDPSPALKPALPKESPSPAGHRRHEEQQRREQRYALALQRVLSPGPHPPQEGKGPGHPMSALGPERGSGPQEVKLSPKRVLSPTGPAVPPAGTQHFAHSRGLPSPGLAMASAPRDERRLGSGGPPKTVQVKGSLGPVDPSENFPQPPQQPPRQPPQQSPRRPPQQSPRRPPQQSPRQPPPQPPPQPPRQPPAQPPRQPPPQPPQQSQQHRAPEASPSPKAPLGLRTDGAVHLSPGEDGPASLLCPPQSGGRVLVGKGTGGEGEGRAGVGSPRPAPQKPGTPATEPGAVGEEPRASCRRVSTMPGRMAPEKAPDGPRPDPGPDPGPDPARPKGPRAPFRLRSLFSATFPARLRRETDERQAQLRKVKQYELEFLEELLKPRGLEEQAASHLLRPAGPGRCTCQLRCSPVQQVPGVSREQRRSCDCKRLCRGGRPPQPPPQPPPQPPQPGPPEGRAGQPARARSLGRPGERDRPGRQDRRARSSSPEPRSPESCLATCAPRGECVAAPHYRKLLRRCSLSEPDQGDRASLTSDVYQQPLPPEDEDGAVPGPKPPRASPLPDEAGGEPGPGQPPDEAREGDRCCSIRACFSSRKGDGTDDPDAVAGDGKDEPAFALPAQVPPAGPRGDRAGPGASRTLQPLAAATCRSPEPGRTQEIDLRTATLESSLAKIGALRGRAYALPDGFRAAQLDTGELLTVLRQCVAGPGPPRDRAPHRGSQLAACKQDLALKFKEFRAACRRVAAVDKSPTRMLAAITGSFQVLSGLVETFVRLVHAVRSEAQRQALLAKVEEVARNYTSLLRAAEDSTIRTLGQQRLAAAGPAPPGHPPPSLPPTTMGSLTHSLKTLINK, translated from the exons ATGCAGGAGGAGCGCGGGGATGATATGGAATGTGGCCAGCTGCCGTCCGACCTTCTGCGACAGGTGACGATCGAGCGCGACCCTTTCCACGGCTTTGGCTTTGTGGCTGGCAGCGAGAGGCCAGTCGTGGTGCGATCTGTGACCCCAG GAGGCCCCTCTGAAGACAAGCTCCTGCCTGGGGACCAGATTGTTGCCATCAACGAGGAGGACGTGAGCGAAGCACCAAGGGAGAGGTTCATCGAGCTGGTCAG GAACGCTCCGGAATACATTGTCCTCACTGTCCTGCAAACCCACCAG TCACCCAAATCTGCCTTCATCAGCGCTGCCAAGAAGGCCAAGCTGAGGTCCAATCCCGTCAAAGTCCGGTTTTCCGAGCAGGTCACCGTGGGCCGGACAGACCCA GACATGCTGAAGAAGGAGTCTCTCCTCCTCATTCCCAACGTCCTCAAGGTTTTCCTGGAGAATGGACAGATCAAGTCCTTCACGTTTGACAGCCGAACCACGGTCAAG GACGTGATGGTGACTCTGCAGGACCGCCTCTCCCTGAGGCACATTGAGCACTTTGCCCTGGTGCTGGAGTACTCCGGCCCAGAGGAGAGCCAAAAGTTCCTGCTACTCCAGGACAagcagcccctggcccac GTGGTGCAGCGGACCCACTACCAGGGCATGAGATGCCTGTTCCGGGTGAGCTTCTTCCCCAAGGACCCCGTGGAGCTGCTGCGCCGGGACCCTGCTGCCTTCGAGTACCTCTACATCCAG agcCGGAACGACGTGATCCGAGAACGTTTTGGGACAGACCCCAAGCCGGAAACGCTGCTGGGCCTCTCCGCCCTCCACATCTACATCACCGTCTCAGCTACCAGGCCCAGCCAGAAGGTCTCTCTCAAGAACGTAGA GAAGGAGTGGGGTCTGgagcccttcctgcctccctccctcctgcagagcatcaaagagaaacggctccggaaatccctctctcagcaACTGCAGGCacaccaggcccaggctcccaGCTGCGGGGGCCACAAG GCCTCAGCCACCCAGGCGAAGCTCCAATACCTGAGGACTCTGAACGAAGTCCCCACCTTTGCTGGAGTTCTGTTCAACACTGTGGGGCTG gatgagaagcagccgGCCACCACGCTGCTGGTGGGGCCCCGACATGGCATCAGCCACGTCATTGACCTGAAGACCAACCTGACCACGGTGCTGTCCGAGTTCAGCAAGGTCAGCAAGATCCAGTTGTTTCGGGAGAACCAGGGTGTGGCCCGTGTGGAGACTAGCATCCTGGATGCCAAG cctctggTGTTGCTGATGGAGTGGCCAGAAGCCACCAACTTCGCCTGCCTGATCGCCGGATACTGTCGTCTCCTGCTGGACTCCAAGAAGATGATCTTCTCCAAGCCCACCAGTCAGCCCCCCGTGCCCCCGGTGCCCCCAGTGATCAAGGCAG ATTACCTGCACGGGGCCCTCCGCCCCCCatctgggggtcctggggggcagaaggagagcGGGCACGTGGGCGGCGGGGGCTCCAGCCCCAGGAAGCCGAGCCCCCAGGCCCCTTCACCGGCCAACTCTGAGCTGGTCAGTTTCTGCTACCTCCACATgcgggagcagaggaaggagagggagagccggACGGATGTCAACGAGAACCTGATCTTCTTTGAGGGGACGAGACCCCGTACCAAGTCGGACCCGACCCCCAAAAGCTCCGGGAGGGGCTGTGACAGGGCGAcctccggccccgaccccgacggGCCGGGCTGGGAGCCGTGGgccagccgggcccgggcccacaCCCTGGACAGCCACCTGTGCCCAGAGGCCCTGCACTTGTACTGCGAGTCCTGCAAGGCCGAGATCAAGAGCCGCCTGGTCTCCCGCCGGGGTCAGGGCGGCGGACGCGGGGGGCCCTCCCGCGACAACACGGTGgatctgacctccctccctcccccgggcagtgaggaggaggatgaggatgagggcggcgaggaggaggaggaggaggacgagagcaCGGCGCTGCTTCCCGCCCTGGCCGCCCCACCCCCGGGCTTCCGTGACAACAGCTCGGACGAGGACGACCCCAAGCGCCGGGCGGCCCagggccgggagccgggccggCGCCTGCGGGATGAGATCCCGGTCACTCTGATCGACAGCGTGCAGACCCGGACGGTCCGGGATCACGCCCGGGAGCTGGACGACGCCCTGGTGTCAACCCTGCAGGCCCTGGAAGCCCTGGCAGCTTCGGAGGACTGCCCGCACCCTCCACCCCAGCAGACAGCAG GTCTGATCGTTCTGGCCGCCATCACCCCCGAGTCATCGCTGGACTCTGGCCACGAAACCAACTCCTCGGAGCTGACGGATGTGTCGGAGATGATGTCGGCCATGAAACAGCACCAGAACGCGGCCTACTTCCTGGCCCAGCACATCAACAAGGAGGGTCTTCTGGCCCGGCGGGACCTACCCTTCCGCATCCAGAGCTGCGCGGCCCAGACCCTGCTCGCCTCCCCCTACCCGCTCGGCCACCAGGACCCCAGCCCGGCCCTCAAACCGGCCTTGCCCAAGGAGAGCCCCAGCCCGGCGGGCCACCGGAGACACGAGGAGCAGCAGCGGCGGGAGCAGCGTTACGCGCTGGCTTTGCAGCGCGTCCTCTCCCCGGGGCCACACCCTCCGCAAGAGGGGAAAGGTCCGGGTCACCCCATGTCTGCCCTGGGTCCGGAGCGGGGCTCGGGACCCCAGGAAGTGAAGCTGAGCCCCAAGCGGGTGCTGAGCCCCACGGGTCCGGCCGTCCCCCCGGCAGGCACGCAGCACTTTGCCCACAGCAGGGGCCTGCCATCCCCGGGGCTGGCCATGGCTAGCGCACCCAGGGACGAGAGAAGGCTGGGTTCTGGCGGCCCCCCCAAGACCGTCCAGGTGAAGGGGAGTCTGGGCCCGGTCGACCCCTCTGAGAactttccccagccccctcagCAGCCTCCGCGACAGCCTCCGCAACAGTCTCCGCGGCGGCCTCCGCAACAGTCTCCGCGGCGGCCTCCGCAACAGTCTCCCCGGCAGCCTCCCCCGCAGCCTCCGCCGCAACCTCCACGGCAGCCTCCGGCCCAGCCTCCACGGCAGCCGCCGCCACAGCCTCCGCAACAGTCGCAGCAGCATCGTGCTCCCGAGGCTTCTCCAAGCCCCAAAGCCCCACTGGGCCTCCGGACGGATGGCGCTGTCCACCTCTCCCCGGGGGAGGATGGGCCggcctcccttctctgtccaccGCAGTCTGGGGGCCGGGTCCTGGTCGGGAAGGGGAcgggcggggagggcgaggggagggcgggggtcggcagcccccgccccgccccgcagaAGCCCGGGACCCCGGCGACCGAGCCGGGGGCCGTCGGGGAGGAGCCCCGGGCCTCCTGCCGGAGGGTGAGCACGATGCCCGGCCGGATGGCGCCGGAGAAGGCGCCCGACGGCCCCCGGCCAGACCCGGGGCCGGACCCGGGACCGGACCCGGCCAGGCCCAAGGGCCCCCGGGCGCCGTTCCGGCTGCGGAGCCTGTTCTCGGCCACGTTCCCGGCCCGACTGCGGAGAGAGACGGACGAGCGGCAGGCGCAGCTGCGGAAGGTGAAGCAGTATGAGCTGGAGTTCCTGGAGGAGCTGCTCAAGCCTCGAGGCCTGGAGGAACAGGCGGCCTCCCACCTCCTGcgccccgccggcccgggccgcTGCACCTGCCAGCTGCGCTGCAGCCCGGTGCAGCAGGTGCCCGGCGTGTCCCGGGAGCAGCGGCGCAGCTGCGACTGCAAGAGGCTCTGCCGAGGGGGCAGGCCGCCGCAGCCTCCGCCGCAGCCTCcgccgcagcccccgcagcccggTCCGCCAGAGGGGCGTGCGGGGCAgcccgcccgggcccggagcCTCGGCCGGCCCGGGGAGCGGGACCGGCCCGGGCGACAGGACCGGCGTGCCCGCTCCAGCAGCCCGGAGCCTCGGAGCCCGGAGTCCTGCCTGGCCACGTGCGCCCCACGCGGCGAGTGCGTGGCCGCCCCGCACTACCGGAAGCTGCTGCGCCGCTGCAGCCTCAGCGAGCCGGACCAGGGCGACCGGGCCTCCCTGACCTCCGACGTGTACCAGCAACCGCTGCCCCCCGAGGACGAGGACGGGGCCGTCCCGGGGCCCAAACCGCCCAGGGCCTCCCCGCTGCCGGACGAGGCCGGCGGCGAGCCGGGCCCCGGACAGCCGCCGGACGAGGCCCGGGAGGGCGATCGCTGCTGCTCCATCCGCGCCTGCTTCTCCTCCCGTAAGGGCGACGGGACCGACGACCCCGACGCCGTGGCCGGCGACGGGAAGGACGAGCCGGCCTTCGCCCTCCCCGCGCAGGTCCCGCCCGCCGGGCCGAGGGGCgaccgggcggggcccggggccagccGGACCCTGCAGCCGTTGGCCGCCGCCACCTGCCGCAGCCCCGAGCCCGGACGCACGCAGGAGATCGACCTGAGGACGGCGACCCTGGAGAGCAGCCTGGCCAAGATCGGCGCCCTGCGGGGTCGCGCCTACGCCCTGCCCGACGGCTTCCGGGCCGCACAGCTGGACACCGGCGAGCTGCTGACCGTGCTGCGCCAGTGcgtggccgggcccgggcccccgaggGACCGGGCGCCGCACCGGGGCTCGCAGCTGGCCGCCTGCAAGCAGGACCTGGCCCTCAAGTTCAAGGAGTTCCGGGCCGCCTGCCGCCGGGTGGCCGCGGTGGACAAGAGCCCCACGCGGATGCTGGCGGCCATCACGGGCAGCTTCCAGGTGCTCAGCGGCCTGGTGGAGACCTTCGTCCGGCTGGTGCACGCCGTGCGGTCCGAGGCCCAACGCCAGGCCCTGCTGGccaaggtggaggaggtggccagGAACTACACTTCCCTGCTGCGGGCGGCCGAGGACTCCACCATCCGGACCCTGGGTCAGCAGCGCTTGGccgccgcgggccccgccccgcccggccaccCGCCACCCAGCCTCCCGCCTACTACGATGGGCTCGCTCACCCACTCCCTCAAGACCCTCATCAACAAGTAA